The sequence ACTTCTTCTAAAGTATCGCTGTATTTTCCCAGGCTGGACACCACTCTCATAGACTTTACCGACATGAAGTGCCAACGAGGGGATTTAAGCTTCATTTTTAATGGTGATGCCGCACCCTCTGAATCTTTTGTAGTTTTAGACAATGAACAAAAAGTTTACCAGCGAATACATCATGAGGTAAAGGACTGTGTGAATACAGGGTGTGAAATACCAGGAGCTTTTACTTCACATCAGAAGTCTGACCTTATTAAACAGAACGTGCCTCTCGGGAAGACCCAAACAAGCGCCACAAATGCAAACCAAAGAATTTTTTGTTCAGCTGTTACAACTGAAGCTGCATAGGTGGCATAAAATTTTGTTATAAAAACCAGTGCTTTTGAATGCAGACTTCTAAGTGAGGAAAAAGCAAGAATGTGAATCTTTTGGACAAGTCTTTTATCATTCTGAATAGgcaaatatgttttaatttctgaCGTGTGCTACTTTTAGTCTTTCCGGTGGGCTTAACTTAGGTGTCTTCACGTGGGTTGCCAACCTTGTGTGCCACTGCTTTGCAGCTGGTTAGTCCGTGGCCAGTTTAGTTAACAGTGCAAGGGTGTGACTCCTTGGACCCTTTGTGTTGAGGCAAGTTTTTAATCAGAGCTTTATCCACCAGTCACTTCAGCATATGGATCTTTGCCTGTGGAAAGGGTGTGACTTTTGCGTTAATATTGAAGATTAAACTATTTGGTAACCATCTGGTCAGAGCTGCTATAAAAGTTTGAAAATTCAGGAGATGTTAGTTCTGGGAAAGCTTCCAAAGTTGtcggtgtttttttgtttggttggggttttttttagaactaGTAATCATTATTATTAAGTTCTGTGTAATATTTGGGAATTTTTGTTCTAGGAATCCGAGATGGAAACAGAAGAGGAGGTTGACATTTTGATGAGCAGTGATATTTACTCCGCAACGTTATCAACCAAATCGATTACCTTCACGCGTGCCCAGACCGGGTGGCTTTTTCGAGAAGACAAAACAGTGAGTGGGAAGGAAAATTTGACAGGCTGCATTACTAGAGACAGAGTAGTTCAGACAGCCTTATGAGGATGTGGTTGGGAAGAAACAAGGAGTAAAAGAGTAAGATGTTCAGGGTGGAGGAAAAATGTCTCCCCACCCCCCTAACTGTCACGAGTTTGACCACATAGAATCTATATGATGGACTGcctttgtcagaaaaaaaaaagtggcctgGAGGAAAGGTCACAAACTGTAGTtgctgggcagggggaagcaGAGATTGTACTGAAAATGAATTTATTGTAGGAGTAGGTGGTCTCTGCAGATTAATTCCTGAGCCTGCAGCGAGGATTCTGTGTGCTTCCGTGTCAGAAGCACGGGGAGGTGGGAGTTTCCATCGGGTGCCCCTTTCCGTGTTGGAGTCTGACTAAGAATCACTCTGATTCTTAGCTGTGAAAACATTGAAATGGCCACTGTTGTAACTTCTTTGAGCAAGAAATTGTGATGTTGTGACTAGCTCCGAAGGGGTTGGTTTTCATCTGGATCTGTTCGGGTAGTGCCATTCATCGCAAGTTTTCGTCTGAGCTCCTGTTTCAGACCTTCCTGCCTTTTGAGTACCAAATCCACGTTCTACACATGCAGGTTATCCTTTAGCACAGCTTGCCGTTGAAGGGAATTTCAATCAGATTTCCCTTGGCCACTCTTAAATTCTTAAACAAGCTTTTCTATCTTAAAGTTTCCGTTGATAGGAAATACCTGTTCCTGACAGAGTTCTTGTGTTTGTGCTGGACATACCTTCCTGGGACTGTCCACCGACAGCTGTGTGCTTGGTTGTGTAAATCACATTTCAATCCTGAAGTTATTTCACTGAAGTACAATTATTTGGATATGCAAGCatttaaatgttattattttatcTTCTGTGAATCGTTAATGTGCAATTCCTTTCATGCAGGAAAGAGTAGGAAACTTTCTGGCAGATTTCTACTTGGTTAATGGACTTGTATTAGAATCAAGGAAAAGAAGAGAACATCTGAGTGAGGAGGATATTCTTCGAAATAAAGCTATCATGGAGAGCCTGAGTAAAGGTGGCAACTTAATGGAACAAAATTTTGAGGTATACTTCAGTAATTCTTCACAGTATGTGAACTTCTGCATAGGAGAATAATCTTTCACACCAGAGTTGTTTAGCAAAATCTATagatgtttttattctgttttgattgtcttaattttaaaataataaatacgACCTGCAAGTATAATCACAGTGATACGTTAATGAATTATCCTCATTAGTGCACACATTGAGGAATTTCTGTGATTATATTGGATATTTCATTCTTAATTTGTCTCTTAGTAAAACATGAAGGGGTTGGCTGTGGCAGACCACTTGAACTTCTTTTAGACCAAATGTTTATTGTTGAGAatgtctttctggttttcttttcaatCGTGTTTTCCTTTAGCTTCATTAAAATGGCACTAAGCCTGTTATTAGCACCATGAAATCAAGAGCTATTCAGAATGAGCCAGTCGTCGTCTGGGAACACGCGTACAGCCCTTTAAAagtgattaatttatttctgtgttagcTTGTGCTTTGTTGCTTGTCATTCAGACACTTGAATTAACTGATTAGCTGATGTACTGAAATAGCcaattttatgtaaaatacagTTTGAGGCCAGATGCCTTAAATGGAGCCTCTGAGAGCCAGGGCAGGAGATGGCAAAGCCCAGTGAAGCATCAGCTGCAGACAGATAGACTGTGCTGCTGTTCTTTGTAGTCCAGTTGTGTCTTTGAAGGGCAAAATTCTGAGAGGATATGGGGGAAGATGAAAGAGTTAAGCCATGTTTTTCCATGGTTTTCTGAACAGCCCGTCAGACGGCAGTCACTTACCCCGCCATCACCCAACACCATTACGTGGGAAGAGTATATATCTGCTGAAAATGGAAAGTGAGTATTTTTGCTTTATTGACATTAACTTCCATAGAGGCCTTTAGATTATTGGGTTGGGGTTGGGGTGGGAGGGGTTGTTGTGCTCTCTAGTCTGTGGGTGTTTTCTGTTTATAGTTTTCTGGGGACAGAGGAACGTTGGGTTTGATGTCTCGGATGTTTAACGTTCCTCAGTGGGCTGGCTGGGAATCACTGAATCATGGGATAGTTTGGGTTGAGACGGATgttaaagatcatccagtgccaccccctgccctgggcagggccacctcccaccagcccaggttgcccaaagccccgtccaacctggccttgaaccctgccagggagggggcagccacagcttctctgggcagcctgggccagggcctcacccccctcacaggggagaatttctgccccagatctcatctaaatctcccctctgtcagtttaaacccatcacccctcgtcctatccctacacagCCTTTTGAAGTGTCTGAAGCTGATACCTGTGCATGGAAACTGCTGTTGCATCAGCTGGTGATAAACATTATGACTGATTCATTGCTCTAATTCATTTATCTTATGATAGTAATAAATAATCCAATTCACcgtgtttaaaataaaagtttatgaTTTAATAAGACTCTGGTACAGCGGCAGTGTACAGCAGTGCAGACATGAGGAATACAAGGGCACGCAGATCTCCTGGCACTGGCCAGCTCTTTGCAGGATACTCCTCTAGGTGTGTAACTAGGTAGCAAACAGCTATGATTAATTTACAGTAGTTTCATTTGTAGAAGatgggtttgttttcttggactGCATGCTGTCTAGCTGTTGGATGTAGAAGGACCATAAAATGTACCGAGTGTGTCACATAAAAGTCCTTTCTCCAAAGATCTTAGACTGGCCTGGAGCCCACTGTTACGGGGGAATATGGTGACATTACAGTCCAGGCTTCCTAAAAAGGCatgtggggctctgctggggtggttttgggtgcgttggtttgtttttaactaGTTTAATGTATTTGAGATGGAATGAATATTCGAGCAGAATAAATAGGTTATGCTTGAACAGCTGTTGGGACAGCAATGTGTATGCATACAAGGGTTTGCTTTGTTAATCTGATTAACTGAAGGGACTTTAATGGAAAGGCTAGGTTTCTAGCTAATacaaagcaaaagaggaaaagattCGTTACCTTACTCATCACCTGTCTGTTCCTCTCCTATAACCAAATTTTCTGTCCTGTGTTTCCCAGTGTTGCCTTCCAGTGGGAGTAGAGTCACTTTTCCACTTTCTCTGAGACTGTTTCGTATTTTAGACTGAAAGCAAATTAACCTTTTTCTAGTTCAACTTGATACTTTGCTCACATATAGGCTGTTTTAGTTAACATCTGGAACCAGCTGTGCATGTATTTCTGGGTAGTGGTCTTTCTGTAGCCTTTATTAATGTTTATGAGGAAttacttgaagattttttttcttaagtcgTTTCCCTGTTTTTATCTTGTGTCCCGATTTAGCAGAACTTCACAGTAATCTAAATTAAGATGGTTACTGACTCACATTTCCTATGTACAGCTTTTACTTTTAAAGCGTTTGCTTTATTGTAGGGATTCTTTACTGATGTTTTCAaacattccttttttccttccttaaagacgtttttcttccttcctttaaAAGCAAGGTTTCACTGAGAGAAAAACTGCCTGTCTTTCTCTCCTCCCCCTTACAGAGCTCCTCATCTGGGTAGAGAGCTGGTCtgcaaagaaagcaagaaaacctTTAAAGCCACGATAGCTATGAGCCAGGAATTTCCCTTAGGAATTGAATCGTAAGTCAAAATTACTGGCCGTGGATGTTATTTATGTGCAGGAAATGCTTTAATGTGTTTATGAACTTGCAGAATTCTTCATCTCTTCAGAACGGGGAATTTGGCAGTATAAAACCTGTGGCTGAAGTCATGCTGTTAAAGAAGTAAACTGTTAAAATCGGAGACCCGTGTGCTGGTGTGCCTGTTCAGGCGGGGCCAAGTGTTTATCTTCCTCGATAAGGCCGGAGGTTTGAGCAGGTTGATCGTTAACCTGTCACCATACTGGTGTGCCTGATTCTACAGAATTCTGAAACGTTCTTGCCCAGAACAAGTTTCAGCACAAAGTTTTGTCCCCTAAACCAATACAAACCCCTGCCAGGTTCCTTGTGTCCGTGGAGAAGAGGGTGTGGTACGACGTGCTGAAAGTGAAAGGAGGGAGGACAAGAAATGAGTGTCTGGATGTTAATTTGTGGGCCTGTGGTGATACAGCGTGGATCACAAAACTGGCTGTGGGGGGCTGATACTGGAGCTCTAAGGAGAGAGATCTATAAGCACGATGCAGTTTTTCAACTCCTCTTTTATCACCTTGCTCTTCGGgtcatttttatcttttctagAGGGAAAGCTTGTGAAACGAGAGTTTGTACCGAATCCGTTTTCCTTTTCAGATTGTTGAATGTTTTAGAAGTAATCGCACCCTTCAAGCACTTTAACAAACTTAGAGAATTTGTTCAGATGAAGCTTCCACCAGGCTTTCCTGTCAAATTAGGTAAGAAGACTACAACAACTCTCGTGGCTTTATATTATCAAAAATGCGTGTACTTGGTCATGGAATACATTGAGAAGTTCTGTTGGGTTTTGGAAAAGAACTCTTGCATGAGAATGTGTTGCTGTGGATTTCAAGAGAACATAGTTAAGTTAGTGGAGTAACACCAGGTAGGAAATGGGGAGCTGAGAGGTGAGTGTAGCCCTAGTCAGGAAGAGAGCTCTGTAATTTACGTTTTCCTAATGCTGGGGTCTTGCTGTAAGAGTGAGGTAGATGTGCTGGATTATCCTTGTGTTAAGAGATGATCTCAGTATTTTGTAGCATTTTCGTATTTCTCATTCCTCAGGGGTTACTGGTAATATATTTTTCACTTACAGGTAAATAGAAAACTATTATACTTCTAACAGATGGAAATTTATAAAGCAATTTATTCATGATATAGTTTATCAGAGGATAAACGGCCAAAAAGTAATAGCCCCTTTTGTAAGTGCTACAGGATTTCTTGTGTACTGGTTTTAAGCTGTTTAGGCTCGACAGTTCTGAACAGACTGTACTGTACCTCCCATCGTATTTCCTCTGTTTATTGAGCACTGAATTTTTGTTGAGCTCATTAAGATAGTTCACGGGCAAGACAGTTTTCCTCTTTAAGCGTTCAACCTCAATTCAAATTGGCAAAGGGTTGTTGTATTGTAAAGCAAACGTTAAAAACCTTCATCTTTCCACGTGGATTTGCTCAGCTGAAGCCCGCGTGTGACGAGGTGGTTTTCCCTCGTATCACCTTCAGCCAGCATCCCCCGTTGTACCAGACTGATCCCCCTGTCCACAGCACCTTGGTTTCCACGTCGTCAGTCAGCATCGGGGAAGGAAAACCATTCAGTTAACAACATTAACAGTTTCCTGAATGGTGTGTTGAGTCGGGTGGTGCTTCTGCACTCAGGTATCCGAGTATATTCTGAAATAACTTTCTCTAAACCACCTCCTTTTTTAAGAGCTTTGAATCCCCGCTGTGTAGGATACTGAACAAGATTCTACGTCTTCAGCGGGTCCGAAGTTCCAGGTCTAAGTAAGAGTTGGTAATTCCTGGTAAGCCTGGATTTCTCTCCTCTTCATTGTGCTGTTTTGCCTCCTATCTAGATATTCCTGTATTTCCCACCATCACAGCCACTGTGACTTTTCAGGAGTTCCGTTACGATGAATTTGATGAGTCCATCTTCACTATTCCTGATGACTACAAGGAGGACCCCAGCCGTTTCCCTGATCTCTAACTAACCTGGAAGGTGAAGGGTGAATAACAATACCAGCGTACCACAGTGAGAGCAAATGGATGCAAATAGCCCACAGATAGAGATAGAAAAGTGGGTCGTAAAGGAAGGGATAAACTTAATAATCCAGAAGAAAAGGGATCATGCATCAAATGGCTGATGTACTGATACTGTAATGGGCATCTAATCTAGTTCCTGATTTACAGCAAGTCTCCTGATGTGTCGTTCACACTTTTATACATCCAGTACTGCAAGCGTGGTAGTCTGACACCGCCGTGACCCAGAGAATACTTAACAGCTGTGAGGACTGTCATtcgtttttaaattttttacatttcttggtGATACAAAAAGCACTCTTGGACCATTAGCATAAAAGTTGAAATGTCTTGGCTGGATATTAGCCCTATAAAACATCCCACCATACTTAAGCTGACCATATTATATTCTTTCAAGCTTTGTTTTCATGAATTGTAAACTATGTATCATTATGTATAGTTCAGTAATTTGAATGTTAGTTGAACGTATATTAGAAGGAATGCATTTTCTGTAGAGGAATGAACCAAATGGTAACCATTAAACAGTTGCATTTTCATGCTGCACTACACGTCAGAAATAGCATTTGCTCTGCAGGGAATAAGGTACCTCCTCTAGCACCGTAGTGCAGCCCGTCGTGGTGCTCTCTGCCTCCCTGAACCCGTAACTTCCTCACCGAGCTCTTCCTGCATCTTCCTCTCGCTGCCTCGGCACTTCTCTCCATCCTGCTGCCTCGGAAGTCCCCCTGCCCCCGGGCCGCTGTGTTCGTTACCGTGCTCGGAGGCTCATTAGCTAGAAACGGTcacttttttaattcttttttttttttttttttcacacccaCTTGGGAGACTTGCTCCACACGGGGTGAGCGTCAGCTGGGTTATCTGGTGTTTGCCTTCCGCGACCCCGCAGAAACACGGGCTGCGCGGAAAGAGTCACAGGAACAACAAGCTCAAGTGTTAAATCTTCACATAAGAAAAAGTTTCTCTTGAAGTTAGTTTAATTGTAGTGCACATTGAATAGGGCTCACGTGGGAAGATTTTCTTTGCAAATGCTTGGGATGTTTCCAGATTAACTTCCTTCCTCTTGCTGTTCTGGGTAGGTAGGCATTTCAGTACTCTGGCTTCTTGAGTTTATTCTCATTCCAAGTAGTTTCAGTCTCCTCATTTGACAATAATAATCCAGCTTTTTGGTTGGTTAGAAAGAATTTGTGCAAAAGGCTAATGGTGCTATTTGTTTGTATTAAGAAATTTAGATTAAAGTGCTGTGGTGTAATTGtacaaaaatgtaaatattttcaaaattatattctttGTGCACTGTAGTTAAAACTTTTTCTGGAAATCAATAGAGTTAAGTCTCAAACTTTATAATAAAGAGTACCATCAATGCTTAGTAAAGGTAACCAACCTAACTAACGGTGCAGGTGGTAAGTGGAGATGGCTCGTCCCAAGGCAATAAAGCTGAGGGGTCAGGCACAGGCAGGACGTGGACGTGCACCTCTGGCACAGACGTTCCTTCAGGACCTGGGGAGGCCGTCGGTGCAGAACCCCGCGAGGCTGCTCTGGAGTTGCTGGGTACCCGCTCCGACAGCAGAGCCCGGCCCGTCGGCAAAGTACAGCGGAGCGGAGAGGGCGGCGGGGAGGTTGATCCTCTCTGACCCGAACCCGCCAGCGGCCGGGTGAGTAACGTTCGCTTTGCAGACCGCGATCGATACGCTGGAGTTGTGAACTCAGAATCCAATCGGAAATAAACCCGTCGGCGGGGGGAAAGGGCAAAGGGAAGTGTAGAGTTGTGATCGCTTTTGAAGTACTGTATCAGTCGCAGATGTTGAACAGTGGGTAGGAATGATAGAACTGGTCCTTCCAAGTCGTCACGAATTCCCGAAGCGTTTTACATCTCTGGTGTGGGTCAGTCCCCTCCTCACGCTCCTCTTAGAACCAGCCGAGATCCCCCCAGCGGCCCTAGAGACCGAGTTCTCTCCGTGCTGCAGGTCAGGGTGAAGCGTCCGTGGGGCCAAATCCAGATTTCTCCCGTCGCCCCCTTCTACAGAAGCCCGTGGCAGGGTGGGAGGTTTTGTGCGGCGCCGCCGGATCGGGTCTCGTGCCGGGTGGGGAGCGGAAGCGAGCGCGGGTGCTGACCGGGAGTGCCGCGGCGTGTGGCAGCTGCGGCAAACCTTCGTGAGGTGCACGTCGGGAACCCTTGTTCCGTGTTACAGGGCCAGAACCGCGTGTCCTGCGTAACTCTGCTTTTCTGGTTGTGCCGCGGGCCCTCGCAGAGCTTGCTGGCGCGGGAAGGAGCGCGCGTAGCGGGCGCTGTGTGGTTTAGGCGACTGCAGTGGGCTGGATTCTAgactttttaaaagagaacaaaGCTTTTTGTGTGGCCTCACGTGAAAACGGAGGGTTCTGTGCGTCCGTCTGCCTGTGGAACAGCCCCTGTCGTGTTCTGGTGGCAAATGAGGTGTCTGACTCCAAACCCACTGCAGTTTGTGGAAACGTTTTCTGTGATTTCCATGGACTCTGGCTCagactttgtgctttttttttttttttttttttttaaccttcatgATGACACACCTACTAACTTTGGTACGTTTTAAGATATTTGCAGAAACTTTTTATAACGGGTTGCCGTATCGAGGCTTGCTCTCGGTTGGCGTGTGGGCAGAGAGGCGCGGGCACAGCCTGGGTTGCCTGTGGCCCTTTGACGTTGTCACGGTGAACAGCCCCCCGCTTCGCTCCTGCTCACGGTGGAGCCGAACCATCCGGCTCCAGCCAGGTTGGCCTGTCCGGTTCAGTGACTGTTTCCAGATTCCTGCGACAGCCTCACAGAGTACAACTCGGTGAAGCGTTTCTTGGTCCCTTCTGACTTTTCGGTGATGTGTTTTCTGTCTAAAACATTCCTAGTGCCGAGTTTGGGAACTTTGAAGTGTAGGGACGCAGCTTCCCGATGGATACGCTGCAGGGATCCATCGGCAGGAGGGACGTTAGGCTGAGCCTAACTTCGGGACTCACGTCCCGGCACAACTGCAGCGCTCTGCAGGCGCAGGGAGGGCGGCCTGACCTCGGGGCGGTTCTATGCTGACTGTTCACACCCGTATAAATGTTTCACCCCTCAGACTTGGTTTCCTTGCGGGGCCGTTCGCCCGGCGCTGGGGTGGCCCAAGTGTTCCCAGCGCCGAGGGACCCGCAGCTGTGCTGGGGGACCACCCCCGCTCCACCTCCCAGTCCCACAGCTTTGgggaatttaatttttctagcGGGTTTGATCTAGCAGAacttaatttttgattttttttttttttttctcctcccccttATTTTTTTCCGTGGGCGTTGAGGGCAGATCTGGCGCCCTGCAGGGGGAACACCCGCCCCCCGCAGGGTTGTGCAGGGGGTCCCAGCCCAGCGCTCCCTGGGCCTGTCTGGGGGACTCGGAGCACCCTTGGCAGAGGGGGGTCAggggccgtgccggggggggCAGAGCTGAGCGCGGGCGCCTGGCGAGGAGGAGATGGGGCTCTGCCTCTGCCGGACCTCACCacttcttggtttttttctttctttctgatggCTGTGAGGGTggttgttttaggttttttttttttctttttttacaaataaatattaagaCAGCCATTCATTTTAGtaaactgaaatgagaaattGTTGCAAATGAATTCCTGGGGTTGTTTCTTAACCAAACTGTTTTACTGGTCTTCCAAAATCTTGCTTTAATTTGTGGCAAAGGGaatgagttttctttttcctctcaagGAGCTGCTGTTCCAGTCACTGTACTCACTTTACTGCAATTCTTGATTTATGTATTGATTTGTTACAAAAAAACTTGGGATATATTTGTGCTGGAAACCCACCTTGTTAAGTTGATATTCAAAGCAActgtctgtttttttaaaatgtctgttcttGATTTGTAATTCATGCAAGGATAACTGCATTATTTAATCCGTATTAACAAATTTCCTGTAATGCTGCAGTTTCACATTTACTTTCCTTACAATTTGTAATTATCATGGAAACAACGTCactttttttgcattttactaGTTGTCTGGTCCATGTTTTTAACTTACCTTCACTAATAGTAATTTTTGGTTGTATCATTTGTTAGAATAAAGACCAAAATACGCTGTTTGATTCTGAAACTGTTCAACATGTGAAAATTGTGGTTTTAC comes from Athene noctua chromosome 5, bAthNoc1.hap1.1, whole genome shotgun sequence and encodes:
- the ANKRD13C gene encoding ankyrin repeat domain-containing protein 13C; the protein is MTGEKLRSLRRDHKPSKEDGDLLAPGEEEAAAAPGGIFTGGRGSSGKGGRAGGHRIFSNHHHRLPLKGGPAAGGTGPPAEPDKCPAHFPVHECVFKGDVRRLSALIRTQGIGQKDSHGNTPLHLAVMLGHKECAHLLLAHNAPVKVKNAQGWSPLAEAISYGDRQMITALLRKLKQQSRESVEEKRPRLLKALKELGDFYLELHWDFQSWVPLLSRILPSDACKIHKQGINIRLDTTLIDFTDMKCQRGDLSFIFNGDAAPSESFVVLDNEQKVYQRIHHEESEMETEEEVDILMSSDIYSATLSTKSITFTRAQTGWLFREDKTERVGNFLADFYLVNGLVLESRKRREHLSEEDILRNKAIMESLSKGGNLMEQNFEPVRRQSLTPPSPNTITWEEYISAENGKAPHLGRELVCKESKKTFKATIAMSQEFPLGIESLLNVLEVIAPFKHFNKLREFVQMKLPPGFPVKLDIPVFPTITATVTFQEFRYDEFDESIFTIPDDYKEDPSRFPDL